CAGCAGTCGACCTGCCGCTGGGTACGCTGCAATCGGGCATCGGCAACTACAAGCCACGGGGCGTCGGCCACGTGACACTGGTCTCCAACGGCGGGCTCTATGTGATCCATCCCGACGCCGCCCAGCTCGGCAAACCGCTCGATGCGGCCCGCTACCCGGCCGGCTTCAAGGACGCCGTGGCAGCCGGGCGCAGCGTGGAGTTCGAGCGCGATGGCCTGCTGCATGTCTATCGCCCGGTGAAGATCGGCGACACCGGTCAGGCCTGGTCGCTGGGGCTGTCGGTGCCGATGGACGCCATCCTGGCTGACGCGCGCGCCGCCCGCAATCACGCCATCGTCGTCGGCGTGGCCGCCACACTGATCATCCTCGCCGTGCTCGCCACGCTGTTGGGCGTGCTGACCCGGCCGCTGGCGCGGCTGGCGCAGGCGATGGAGGAATTGTCGTCCGGCGAAGGCGACCTGACGCGCCGACTGGACGTGACGGCACGCGACGAGATCGGCCGCACCAGCGAGGCATTCAACCGCTTCGTCGGCAACCTGCAGACCATGTTCCGCGAGGTGCGTAAGCAGAGCGACCAAATCGCCGCCGCTTCGGTGCAACTGCGCCAGGGCGCCGGCCGGGTCGCCGAAGCCTCGCACCAGCAGGCGGAGGCGGCCACCGCCACGGCAGCCAGCGTGCAGCAGGTGACGGTCAGCATCCAGCACATCGCCGATTCCACCGACGATTTCCGCGATACCGCGCGCAGTGCCGGCCGCGATACGGCAGCCGGCCAGGGCCAGGTGGAACAGGTGGCACGCGAGATCGCCGAGATCGATGCCGCGATGCAGGCGCTGACGGCGACCATGGACCAGTTGGGCGAGCAATCGAGCCGCGTGAACCATATCGTGCAGGCGATCCGCGCCATCGCCGACCAGACCAACCTGTTGGCGCTGAACGCGGCCATCGAGGCGGCGCGCGCCGGTGAGCAGGGCCGCGGCTTCGCGGTGGTGGCCGACGAGGTTCGCCAGCTCGCCGAGCGTACTGGCCAGGCCACGGTGGAGATCGGCGGCATCGTCGGCGAGATCCAGCGCGAGATCACCACCGCCACCGACGGCATGCACGGCGCCCGTGGTCAGATCCAACAGGGCGTCGCGGCATCGCGCGATGCGGCGCAGGCACTGTCGGGCATCCGTGATCGCGCCGACAACCTGGTGGAGAACGTCGGCCATATCGCCGAGGCGACCCGTGAGCAGGCGGCCGCCAGCACCGACATTGCCCACCATGTCGAGCGCATCAGCGGCATGGCACAACAGAACGACGAAGCTGTGGCTCAGGTGGGCCGCGCGGTGGCGGACCTGGAAAACCTGTCGTCGCGGCTACGCGGCCTGGTCGAGCGCTTCCGCATCTAGCCAGCGGCGTCAAGGCGAAGCAGACCACAGCGGCAGCAAGGCAAACGCGCTATGCTGCGCCTTGTTGCCGCCTTTGCTTTCACGCCTCTTGCTTCGTCATAAATATTCCTACCTCGCCGTGCTGCTGGTGTGGCTACTACTGACCGCCGCCGTGCTCGCCGCCTACGCCGGCATTGCGCTCAACGCGGCGCAGGCACGCCACCAGGCGCTGCACCAGCAGCTGCAGGACCGCCTGTGGTACCAGTTCGCCAGTGCGGAAATGGCGCTGGAGAACTTCGCCGCCTTCCAGAGCAACCCGCGCAGCCGCTCGCTCGCCATCGACCGTACCTATGCGCGCAAGCTGCTGTCACGTTATCCACACCTCTACGGCCTGCAACTGATCCGGCGGGTGCCGGCCAGCGAACTCGACCGCTTCAGCCAGGCATTGCGTGAGCTGGGCGAGCCGGGCTTCACAGTGCACGCGGTCGATCGCAACGGCCGCACCGTGCCACTGGTGCAGCGCCGCGATTACCACCCCATTGTGTTCATGGAGCCGGCGCCGCCGCCGGGCGTCGACCTGCTCGGGCTCGACGTGACCGACCGGCTCAGCATTGCCGGCGCCAGCGGACCGCGCACCATCGCCACCAAGCCGTTCCGGCTGCTGGAAGGCGAGGATGGCTACGGCATGACCCGGCCAGCTGCCAGCTGGACCATTGATGGTGCGGGCCATCCACCGCTGCTGTGGGTGGGGCTCGTCATCAAGACCGCTGCAATGAAACCGGAGCTCGCCACGCTGCCGGTCGGCATGCAGGTGAGTGCCTGGCACGACGCTGATCGCCAGGCGCGGCTGTTCGACCTGGCCGCGCCGCAGGTCAGCGCCTTCGAGGCGCGCTGGTTTCCGCAGCTGACACTGGGCACGCGCATCGCCAGCGACAGCCAGCCCTACGTGCTGGAAACGCGCTGGCAACTCGGCTGGTCCGTGCTCGATCGATCGCTGCTCTACACACTGGGTGCAGTGCTGGGCCTGCTGCTGCTCACGCTGCTGACCGTGGTACGGCTGGTGCATGCGCGCCACGATGCCCGGGCGCGGGCGGCGGCGCAGCTGGCGCACCTCGCCACCCACGATGGCCTCACCGGCCTTGCCAATCGACGCCTGCTGGACGACGCCCTCGAGGGCAGCATCGCCAGCAGCACGCCGTGCACGCTGGTGTTCCTTGATCTCGACCGCTTCAAGCCAATCAACGACGAGCACGGCCACGATGCCGGCGATCATGTGTTGAAGACGGTCGCGCAGCGGCTGGCGCTGTGCGTGCGCGCCGACGACACACTGGCGCGCTGGGGCGGCGACGAGTTCGCGCTGCTACTGCCTGGCGAGATGAATGCAGCACGCGAACGCGAGCTGCTGCGCCGGCTGACACAGGCGCTGATGGAGCCGATCAGCTGGCAGCAGCACAAGTTCACGCTCGGCGCGAGCCTCGGCGTCGCCCACTATCCACAGGACGGCGCCACCGCCAAGGCGGTGCTGCAGGCGGCGGACGGCCGCATGTACCAGCACAAGGCGCTGCGCCGCGCCAATCCGCTGGCGCCACCGCCGACACCGCTGGAGCTGGCACGGGGCTGAGGCGCATCAACGATCAGGCCCCGCATCGCGGGGCCTGTCGGGTGATCAGCAGTGGAACTGCACGTTGTCGATCAGGCGAGTGCTGCCCAGTCGTGCCGCGATCAGGATCACCAGGTGGTGATCGGTATGGGTGGCCGGCTTCAACGTATCGGCATTGCGCGTCTCGACATAGTCGATCTCGTTCCAGCCGCGAATGCGCAGATCCATCACCACCTCGGCCGCGAGCTTGGCGTAGTCGCGCTCGCCGCCTTCGATCGCCCTCTTCATCCGCGACAGATGCCAGTAGAGCCGCGGCGCTTCCTTGCGCTCCTCGGCGCTGAGATAGCCATTGCGGCTCGATAGCGCCAAACCGTCCTCGGCGCGTCCGGTATCGACCGGCACGATCTCGATCGGCATGTTGAGATCGCTCACCATGCTCTGGATCACGAACAGCTGCTGGAAATCCTTCTTGCCGAAGCAGGCCACATCCGGCTGCACGATGTTGAAGAGCTTGGTCACCACCGTGGCCACGCCACGGAAATGCCCTGGGCGGAAAGCGCCGCACAACTCATCCTGGATGGCGGGTGGCTCGACCTTGTACTGCTGGATCACATGTGGATACAGCTCCTTCTCGTCCGGCGCGAACACCACGGCGTTGTCGCACTCGGCGGCGATCAGCGCGGCATCGTTCTCCAGCGTGCGTGGATAGCGGTCGAAATCCTCGCCCTGGCCAAACTGCAGGCGGTTGACGAACAGGCTGACCACCACGGCGTCGCCACGTTGCTTCGCTTCGCGCACCAGCGCGATATGGCCCGCATGCAGGTTGCCCATGGTCGGCACGAAGGCGACGCGCCCGGCGCTTTTGCGCCACTCGCGCAGCTCGGAAATGGTATGGATGATGCGCATTGCAGGTCTCAAGCTTGGGGAATGGGAGACGGCACCAGATCGAACGGCGCCTTGCGGTAGTTGCTGACCGACGAGATGGAATGCAAGTAGCTGACGAGCTCGGGCAAGGGCTGGGCATGGATGTCGGGGTACAGGCATTCACCGGCATGCTCCACCGGATAGGCCAGCCGCTCGACGCCGGGTGTGAATTGGGCATCGATCCCTGGACGGGTATTGCCGCGCGGATCGCAGCGATACCAGCCGTAGCCCGGCAGGGAGACGGCGACGAGGCCATGCAGGCAGTGCGGCGGCGTAGGGCCATCGACCGTCAGCCGCTGGTAACACAGGCCCGCGGGAATGCCGTTGGCGCGCAACAGCGCCACCAGCAGATGACTCTTGGCAAAACAGAAGCCGGTGCCGGTGGCCAGCGTTTCGCTGGCGCTCACCGGCACTTCCTCGCGGTTGAAATCGTTGCAGTGCCCGATCTCGTCGCGCACCCACTCGAACGCCGCCTGCGCGGTCGCTTCGACATCGTCGCGGTGCAGCGAGGCAGCCAGCCGGGCCACGTCCGGGTCGGTAAAGTCGAGCACCGCACTGGGCTGCAGATAGGCGTCGGTTTTCATCATTCCTCGCTCAACCAGCCCTGGCGGCCAGCCTCATTGAGTTCGGCCTCCAGTTCGGCCCAGAGTTCGGGAAACACCGGTGCGATGCGTATGCGGTTGAGCCGCAGCACCTGGGAGAGCTTCACGCCGTTCTCGCGCCAGCTGCGGCCGTGTTGCGCCAGATTGAGCAGGATGGGCATCAAGCGGTCGATCGCCTTGGCATAGCGCGCCTCCGGCGTCGCGCCATCCTCCATCTCATGCCATAGCGCCAGCAGCGTCGCCCCCTGCTCACCAGGCAGCAGGCCGAACAGCCGCTCGGCAGCGCGGGCTTCGCCTTCCTCGCGCGCGGCAATGGCGGCGGTGTCGTAGACATTGACGTCGCCGACCTCGACCTCCGGAATATCGTGCACCAGCAGCATGCGCAGCACGCGGTCGATGTCGATCTGGAACGCGGCCTGCTCGCGCAGCGTCAGCGCCAGCAGCGTAACCTGCCAGCTGTGCTCGGCCACATTCTCCAGCCGGTCCATGCCGACCGGCCGGCTCTTGCGGGTAACGCCTTTGAGGCCGTCGGTTTCCAGGATGAAACGGCGCACCGCCTGGAACGGCGTCGCGCCGGCCATCAGAAGCTGTGCTCGTCGGCCGGGAAGGTGGCCGCTTTCACTGCCTTCACATAGGCCTCCACGGCGGCCTGGATGCTCGACGCGCCCTGCATGAAGTTCTTCACGAAGCGCGCCTTCTTGCCGGGGAACACGCCGATGGCGTCATACAGCACCAGCACCTGACCATCGCAATCGACACCGGCACCGATGCCGATGGTCGGCACCGCCAGCGACGCGGTCACCGAGCGCGCCACGGCGGCAGGCACCATCTCCATCAACACCAGCGCAGCGCCAGCCGCCTGCACCGCCAGCGCATCGCGCTTGAGCACCTCGGCCTCAGTCTCGCTCTTGCCCTGCACCTTGAAGCCACCGTAGGCATTGACCGACTGCGGCTGGAAGCCGATGTGCTGGCAGACCGGAATGCCGCGCTGGGTAAGGAAATCGACGGTCTCGGCCATCACCATGCCGCCCTCCAGCTTGACCATCTCGGCGCCGGCCGCCATCAGCCTGGCGGCATTCTCGAACGCCTGCTGCGGCGAGCACTGGTAGCTGGCGAACGACATGTCGGCAATCACCAGTGCCTGTCTGGCACCGCGCGCCACACACTCGGTGTGGTAGATCATCTGTTCCAGCGTCACCGGCAGCGTGCTGCTGCGGCCCTGGATCACGTTGCCCAGCGAATCGCCGATCAGCAGCACGTCCACTCCGGCCTCGTCGAGCAAGGTGGCGAAACTGGCGTCGTAGCAGGTCAGCATGGCGATCTTCTGACCGTCCTGCTTCATCTTGGCGAGCGTGGAAAGCGTGGTTTTCATGGCGAGGTTCCCTGAAGGCACAGCGCATTCATGTTGCGCCGCAAGACGAGTGTAGCCGAGGCGGATAGCCGCGGTTTATAGGGGAAACAGCAATTGGTCCGCCACCTTGGGCAGCAGGCGCGCCACCATGCCGTGGCCGGGGATGGCGAGATCGGGGGCGATCTCGGCGAGCGGCACCAGCACGAAGGCGCGCTCGTGCATGCGCGGGTGCGGCAGCGTCAAGTCGGTGGTCTTCACCATCAGGTCGTCGTACAGCAGCAGATCGAGATCCAGCGTGCGCGGCGCGTTCTTGAAGGTGCGCATGCGGCCGAGCAAGGCCTCGATCGCGAACAGCGATTCCATCAGCGCATCGGGCGTCAGCTGGGTTTCCAGTTCGGCCACCGCGTTGACGAAATCAGGCTGCTCGGCAAAGCCCACCGGTGCGGACGAATACAGCCGCGAGTGCTTGACCAGCCAGCTTTGCGGCAGCAGCGCGATCAGCTCGAGCGCCCGCTCGAGCTGTACGACGGGGCGCCCCAGATTGGCGCCGAGCGCGATAAAGGCACGGGCCATGGCTGCGGCTCACTCCTCGCCAGCCGTGGCGACACCGGCAGCACGCGGCTTGCGGCGGCGCTTGCGCGGCTTCTTGTCGCTCTTGGCCGGGTTGCCAACGCGGGCGATCATCGCCAGCCGGGTGTCGCCGTCCACCATCTGGAACTGGGTCCACCATTCGGCCAGCTCGCCCTCGACCAGGCCGCACTCGGCGCGCAACAACAGGAAATCGTAACCGGCACGGAAACGCGGCTGCTCCAACAGGCGGAACGGCCGCTGGCCGACGCGTTGCTCGAAGCGCGGCTGCAGCATCCAGATCTCCTTCATCGCCGTGCCGTAGCGCTTCGGAATGGCCAGGCGCTTCTCGACCTTGGCCTCGACCTCGTTCATAGCGTCGACCAGCGCCGGCACCGGGTATTCGCCAGCGGCGGTCTGCTTCTGCCACAGCGCCTCGACCTCGTGCCACAGCAGCGAGGCGAACAGGAAACCGGCGGAGACCGGCTTGTCGCCGGCAATGCGCTCGTCGGTGTTGGCGAGTGCCTTCTGCAGGAAGGCCTTGGTCGCGGGCTCGGACAGGAGCTTGTCGAGCAGCGGGAACAACGGCTTGTGCAGCCCCTGCTCGCGCAGGCTCATCAGGCAATCCCACGCCTTGCCCGAGAACAGCAGCTTCATCATCTCGTCGAACAAGCGCGCCGACGGGATGTTCTCCAGCAGCGGCGCGAGTTCGGCGATCGGCTTTCGGGTCGGCGGGGTGATGGTCAGGCCGAGCTTGGCCGCGAGGCGCACCGCGCGCAGCATGCGCACCGGATCTTCGCGATAGCGCAGGCTGGGATCGCCGATCATGGCAAGCCGCTTGCCGGTGAGATCATCGACGCCGTGGTGGAAGTCGAGGATCTCCTCGCGGCTGGGATCGTAGTACAGCGCGTTGACGGTGAAATCGCGGCGCGCGGCGTCTTCCTCGATGTTGCCGTAGACATTGTCGCGCAGTATGCGGCCGGTGGCATCGGTCGGGGCATCGGAAGCGCCGCGGAACGTCGTCACCTCGATGATCTCTTCCTCGCCGTGCTCCCAGAACGGCACGTGCACGATGCGAAAGCGCCGGCCTATGATGCGCGCCCGGTGGAACACGTGCTTCACCTGCTCGGGCGTGGCATTGGTCGCCACGTCGAAATCCTTGGGATGCTTGCCAAGGATCAGGTCGCGCACCGCGCCGCCGACGACATAGGCTTCAAAGCCCGCGTCCTGCAAGCGATCGCACACCTTGAGCGCCCCGTGGTGGATGTGCTCGCGGCGCACGCCGTAATGCTTGGCGTGCAACACCTGGCGACCAGGGCGACGCAGTACCTTGCCGATCAGCTTGCGTATCATCGTGGGTGGAGTGGGGAAGGACACTGGTAAAAACCGGCCATTATACAGATCGCGTCGGAAAACCTGCGGTGGACCCCCAAGGTCAGCGTCACCCGGCTGTCGGCATGCCGCCGCGCCCGGCCTAACCCGCTGTACGGGCGGCTTGCCGCTCAAGCTGTCACTGCCGCCCACCCAGGCTCGCGTGGTGAACTGGTGACCACACAGCCACAGGATAGTCCGATGCGCACGTTCCGCTACCTTCTCCTCAATGTCTTCAGCGAAAGCCATTTCGCCGGCAATCCGCTCGCCGTGTTTCCCGCGGCGCATGGGCTGACCGACACCGAGATGCAGCAGCTGGCCCAGCAGCTCAACCTGTCCGAGACCACCTTCGTCACCGCGCATGCCAGCGCCGACGCCGCCGTGCGCATCTTCACACCGAACTACGAGCTGCCGTTCGCCGGCCACCCTACGCTCGGCACCGCCTGGGCGGTGGCGCAGGGCCGGGCGGATGTCACGCTGGCGATGCCGGCCGGCCTCATCCCGGTGCGCCTCGATGGCGACGTGGCCACGCTCACCGCGCAACCGCCGCGCTATCGCGACGCCACGCCGACCGCCGAGATCGCCACCGCGCTGCGCCTGCCAGCCTCAGCCTTCGCCGGCACGCCACGCTGGGTGAACACCGGCACCGAGCAGCTGGTGGTGCCGCTGGCCAGCGCGGAGGCGGTCAGCGCCTGCGCGCCAACGGTCGCCGCGTTCGAAGCGGTGGCCACCAATGCCGTGGGCGTGGCGCAGATGCTGGTGTGGGCGCGCGATGGCGCCGATATCGTCGCCCGCTTCTTCTGGGTGCAATACGGCGCGATCGGAGAGGACTACGGTACCGGCTCCGCCGGCGCCAACCTCGCCGGTTGGCTGCTCGGCGAGGCCACGCCGCTGCCATTCATGGCGACCATGATCCAGGGCCGCGGCATTGGGCGCCTTGCCCATGTGCGGGTCTTGATCGACGCCGATCGCGCGATCCGTGTCGGTGGTCGGGTGGTGCAAGTGGGCGAAGGGGCGTTGACGCTGCCTGATTGAGGTTGCCGCGCTGCAGCAAATGGAACTGTTGCCGGTTGGGCGAAGTCACTCGGGTCTTTATACTTCGCCTTTTCCCGCCTCCATGTTCCCGCCTGCCATGAAGTTCGCCCCTCTCGTCATCGCCGTCGCCGCCGCGCCGCTGATCACCCATGCCTTCACTCCCCAGGTGCCGGAGATCGCCGCCAAATCGTATTACCTGTTCGACTACCAGAGCGGCGCCGTGCTGGCGGCAGATGATGCCAACGCGCGCGTCGAGCCCGCTTCGCTGACCAAGCTGATGACCGCCTATCTCACGTTCAAAGCGGTGAAGGAAGGCAAGCTCAAGCTCGACCAGCAGCTCACCGTGTCAGAAAAGGGCTGGAAGACCGAGGGCTCGCGCATGTTCCTCGACCCCAAGGTGCCAGCCAAGGTGGACGACCTGATCAAGGGCATGATCGTGCAGAGCGGCAACGATGCCTGCGTGACGCTGGCCGAGGCCATTGCCGGCAGCGAGGAAGTGTTCGCCCAGCTGATGAACCGCGAGGCCAAGCGCCTGGGCCTGTCCGGCAGCCATTTCACCAACTCCACCGGCCTGCCCGACCCCAACCTCTATACCACGACAACTGACCTCGGGAAGCTCGCCGCCGCCATCATCCGCGACTTCCCCGAGTTCTATCCGATCTACTCGATGAAGGAATTCTCGTACAACAACATCAAGCAGCCCAACCGCAACCTGCTGCTGTACCGCGATCCCTTCGTCGATGGCCTCAAGACCGGGCACACCAACTCCGCCGGCTTCAACCTCGTTGCCTCCACCCACCGCGACGAACGCCGTTTGATCTCGGTGGTGGTCGGCACCGCCAGCGAGCAGATGCGTGCCGCTGAATCGGCCAAGCTGTTGAACTGGGGCGTGCAGTTCTTCGAGACCCCACGCCTCTACGAAGCCAAGAAGGCCATCGCCACCGTGCCGGTATGGAAAGGTGCGGCCGACGAAGTGAAGGCCGGTTTTCTCGACAACCGTTACATCACGCTACCGCGCGGCGACGCCAAGAAGCTCAAGCTCGACTTCACCAGCAACCAGCCCTTGATCGCGCCGATCCAGCTCGGGCAGCAGATCGGCACACTCAAGGTCAGCGTCGAGGGCAAGGCCATCGGCACCTATCCGGTGGTGGCGCTGGAAAAGGTCGAGCAAGCGGGCATCTTCGGCCGCGCCTGGGACAGCATCCGGCTGTGGTTCAACAAGCTGTTCGGCTGATGCCGCTTTGCCTCTGAGCATGCCACTTTGTCGGCTGCGCGACGCAGCGGCTTACCGTACCTCACGTACTGTCTCGCCGCTGCTTGCTGGCCTTCGCGTGTCACGCCCGGATGCTGCGCGGAATACCCCAGACCGGCCAATGGTGCTGCCTCCGCGTTCGTGTACCAGCCGCCTGACACGGCCCTTGCCGGTGCGGAACTCGCTCCGGTGGCCAGTTGGCGAACCGCAGATGCCTGAGGTCACGGGTTCGGCGCTAAACTGGAAGCCCATCGCCTAGGAGATGCCCATGCTCGAGATGCGCCCCGGCTGCGAATGCTGTGACCGTGATCTGCCTGCCGATGCGGCTGGCGCCATGATCTGCTCGTTCGAATGCACGTTCTGCGTCGATTGCGCGACCGGCGTGCTATCCGGTATCTGCCCCAACTGTGGCGGCGAGCTGGTGGCCCGGCCGCGCCGGCCCACCGCCAAGCTTGCCAACAACCCCGCCTCGACCGCGCGCACCTACAAGCCGGCCGGCTGCGCCACGCACTGAGCCTGGCCATGGATGCTGCCCCCACGCTCACCGCCTTTCTCAACGGCCGCTTTGCGCCGCTTGCCGAGCTGCAGGTGTCGGTGCTGGACCGCGGCTTTTTGTTTGGCGACGGCGTGTACGAGATGATCCCGGTTTACGCGCGCCGGCCGTTCCGCCTGGCCGAGCACTTGCGCCGGCTGCAACGCAGCCTGACCGCCATCTCGCTCCCCAATCCGCACAGTGATGCCGAATGGACGGCCATCGTCGAGCAGCTCGTCGCTGCTCAGCCGTTCGATGACCAGTCGATCTACCTGCAGGTGACGCGCGGCGCGGCCTATCCGCGCAACCACGTCTTTCCCGCCGAAACGACGCCCACGGTGTTCGCCTTCGCCGATCCGCTGACGCCGCCGGCACGCGAAGCGGTCGAGCTGGGCGTCACCGCGATCTCGATTCCCGACATCCGCTGGGGCCGTTGCGATGTGAAGGCCATCTCGCTGCTCGCCAATGTGCTGGCCAAGCAGGCTGCGGTGGCGGCAGGCGCGGCGGAAACCGTGCTGTTCCGTGACGGCTGGCTCACCGAAGGCGCAGCCAGCAATCTCTTCGTGGTGCAGCACGGAGTGATTGCCACGCCCGCACCCTCGAACCGCATGCTCACCGGCATCACCTACGACGTGGTGATCGAGCTCGCCCAGGCACATGGCCTGCCGCTGCAGGTCCGCGACGTAAGCGAGGTGGAAATACGCGGCGCCGACGAGCTATGGCTCACGTCGTCGTCCAAGGAAATACTCGCCATCGTCGCCCTCGACGGCGC
This region of Chitinolyticbacter meiyuanensis genomic DNA includes:
- a CDS encoding D-amino acid aminotransferase, producing the protein MDAAPTLTAFLNGRFAPLAELQVSVLDRGFLFGDGVYEMIPVYARRPFRLAEHLRRLQRSLTAISLPNPHSDAEWTAIVEQLVAAQPFDDQSIYLQVTRGAAYPRNHVFPAETTPTVFAFADPLTPPAREAVELGVTAISIPDIRWGRCDVKAISLLANVLAKQAAVAAGAAETVLFRDGWLTEGAASNLFVVQHGVIATPAPSNRMLTGITYDVVIELAQAHGLPLQVRDVSEVEIRGADELWLTSSSKEILAIVALDGAPIGNGIPGPIYRQMYTHYQEAAQARRNTP